One Mercurialis annua linkage group LG3, ddMerAnnu1.2, whole genome shotgun sequence DNA window includes the following coding sequences:
- the LOC126673862 gene encoding ABC transporter B family member 19 — translation MAGETVVDSSSKASLPPEAEKKKEQSLPFFELFSFADKFDWLLMISGSIGAIIHGSSMPVFFLLFGQMVNGFGKNQSDLSKMTHEVSKYALYFVYLGLVVCISSYAEIACWMYTGERQVSTLRKKYLEAVLKQDVGFFDTDARTGDIVFSVSTDTLLVQDAISEKVGNFIHYLSTFLAGLVVGFVSAWRLALLSVAVIPGIAFAGGLYAYTLTGLTSKSRESYAQAGIIAEQAIAQVRTVYSYVGESKALNSYSDAIQNTLKLGYKAGMAKGLGLGCTYGIACMSWALVFWYAGVFIRNGQSDGGKAFTAIFSAIVGGMSLGQSFSNLGAFSKGKAAGYKLMEIIKQKPTIIQDNSDGKCLPEINGNIELKNVTFSYPSRPDVIIFRDFSIFFPAGKTVAVVGGSGSGKSTVVSLIERFYDPNQGQVLLDNVDIKTLQLRWLRDQIGLVNQEPALFATTILENIHYGKPDATMDEVEAAASAANAHSFITLLPNGYNTQVGERGVQLSGGQKQRIAIARAMLKDPKILLLDEATSALDAGSESIVQEALDRLMVGRTTVVVAHRLSTIRNVDTIAVIQQGQVVETGTHEELFAKGGAYASLIRFQEMVRNRDFANPSTRRTRSTRLSHSLSTKSLSLRSGSLRNLSYSYSTGADGRIEMISNAETDRKNPAPHGYFCRLLKLNAPEWPYSIMGAVGSVLSGFIGPTFAIVMSNMIEVFYYTNSASMERKTKEYVFIYIGAGLYAVVAYLIQHYFFSIMGENLTTRVRRMMLAAILRNEVGWFDEEEHNSSLVAARLATDAADVKSAIAERISVILQNMTSLLTSFIVAFIVEWRVSLLILATFPLLVLANFAQQLSLKGFAGDTAKAHAKTSMIAGEGVSNIRTVAAFNAQDKILSLFCHELRVPQLHSLRRSQTSGLLFGLSQLALYASEALILWYGAHLVSKGVSTFSKVIKVFVVLVITANSVAETVSLAPEIIRGGEAVGSVFSILDRSTRIDPDDPEAESVESMRGEIELRHVDFAYPSRPDVPVFKDFSLRIRAGQSQALVGASGCGKSSVIALIERFYDPTSGKVMIDGKDIRRLNLKSLRRKIGLVQQEPALFAASIFDNIAYGKDDVTEAEVVEAARAANVHGFVSGLPDGYKTPVGERGVQLSGGQKQRIAIARAVLKDPAILLLDEATSALDAESECVLQEALERLMRGRTTVLVAHRLSTIRGVDSIGVVQDGRIVEQGSHSELVSRGDGAYSRLLQLQHHHI, via the exons ATGGCAGGAGAAACAGTAGTAGATAGTAGTAGTAAAGCTTCATTGCCACCAGAAGCGGAGAAAAAGAAAGAACAGAGCTTACCGTTTTTCGAGCTCTTCTCATTTGCTGATAAATTTGATTGGTTACTTATGATCTCTGGTAGCATTGGAGCCATCATTCATGGCTCTTCAATGCCGGTTTTCTTCTTATTATTTGGTCAAATGGTTAATGGTTTCGGTAAAAACCAATCTGATTTGTCCAAAATGACTCATGAAGTCTCCAAG TATGCTCTATACTTTGTGTACCTTGGCCTTGTTGTTTGCATATCATCATATGCAG AGATTGCTTGCTGGATGTATACTGGAGAAAGGCAAGTGAGTACATTGAGGAAGAAGTATTTAGAGGCAGTTTTGAAGCAAGATGTTGGATTCTTTGATACAGATGCAAGAACTGGTGATATTGTTTTTAGTGTTTCAACTGATACTCTTCTTGTTCAAGATGCCATTAGTGAGAAG gtgGGGAACTTCATACATTATCTGTCAACATTTCTAGCTGGCCTAGTGGTTGGTTTTGTATCAGCATGGAGGCTAGCATTGTTAAGTGTTGCAGTCATACCCGGAATCGCTTTCGCCGGCGGATTATATGCATATACTCTCACCGGACTGACTTCGAAAAGCCGCGAATCCTATGCACAAGCCGGGATAATTGCCGAGCAG GCTATTGCACAAGTTCGGACGGTGTATTCATATGTCGGGGAGAGCAAAGCCTTAAATTCATATTCGGATGCAATACAGAACACTTTAAAGCTTGGGTACAAGGCTGGTATGGCTAAAGGCTTGGGACTGGGATGTACTTATGGAATTGCATGCATGTCATGGGCCCTCGTATTCTGGTATGCCGGTGTTTTTATCAGGAATGGACAATCCGATGGAGGGAAGGCATTCACGGCAATTTTCTCTGCGATTGTTGGCGGAAT GAGTTTAGGCCAGTCATTTTCAAATCTTGGTGCATTTAGCAAAGGGAAAGCAGCTGGATATAAGTTGATGGAAATTATTAAGCAAAAACCTACCATAATTCAAGATAATTCAGATGGGAAGTGCTTGCCTGAGATTAATGGAAACATCGAACTTAAGAATGTAACTTTTAGCTATCCTTCGAGGCCAGATGTTATCATTTTCcgtgatttttcaattttctttccTGCCGGAAAGACTGTTGCTGTTGTTGGTGGTAGTGGTTCAGGGAAAAGCACCGTTGTCTCGCTCATTGAGAGATTTTATGATCCTAATCAGG GGCAAGTTTTGCTGGATAATGTAGACATAAAGACCCTGCAACTGAGGTGGTTACGCGATCAAATAGGTTTGGTGAATCAAGAACCGGCTCTCTTTGCAACTACAATACTTGAGAACATACACTATGGAAAGCCGGATGCAACAATGGATGAAGTAGAAGCTGCTGCTTCTGCTGCAAATGCTCATAGTTTCATTACCTTGCTTCCTAACGGGTACAATACTCAG GTGGGAGAGCGAGGAGTGCAGCTCTCTGGTGGTCAAAAACAAAGAATTGCTATCGCTAGAGCCATGTTAAAGGACCCAAAGATCCTCCTTCTCGATGAAGCAACTAGTGCCCTTGATGCAGGCTCTGAAAGCATTGTTCAAGAAGCTTTGGACCGACTCATGGTTGGAAGAACAACCGTAGTGGTTGCACATCGGCTTTCTACCATCAGAAATGTGGATACAATTGCAGTTATTCAACAAGGGCAAGTTGTCGAGACAGGAACCCATGAAGAACTGTTTGCCAAAGGAGGAGCATATGCTTCCCTTATCCGATTCCAAGAAATGGTGAGAAATAGAGACTTCGCCAACCCGTCAACTCGACGAACGCGCTCAACACGTCTAAGCCATTCCCTTTCAACCAAGTCTCTAAGTCTCCGTTCTGGCAGTTTACGGAACCTGAGCTATTCATACAGCACAGGGGCTGATGGTCGTATTGAGATGATATCAAATGCTGAAACTGACCGTAAAAATCCAGCACCTCATGGTTACTTCTGCCGACTGCTCAAGCTAAACGCTCCTGAATGGCCGTATTCTATAATGGGAGCTGTAGGATCCGTTCTTTCTGGTTTTATTGGTCCAACCTTTGCCATAGTAATGAGCAACATGATTGAGGTTTTCTACTACACAAATTCTGCCTCCATGGAAAGAAAGACAAAGGAGTACGTTTTCATTTACATTGGCGCGGGCCTCTACGCCGTTGTTGCATATTTGATTCAGCATTACTTCTTCAGCATTATGGGAGAGAACCTCACCACAAGAGTACGAAGAATGATGCTTGCAG CAATTTTGAGGAATGAAGTCGGATGGTTCGATGAAGAAGAGCACAATTCGAGCCTCGTTGCAGCTCGATTAGCCACCGATGCAGCTGATGTGAAATCAGCAATAGCAGAGAGAATTTCAGTTATACTACAAAACATGACCTCTCTCCTCACTTCATTCATAGTTGCTTTCATAGTGGAATGGAGGGTTTCCCTTCTCATTTTAGCAACCTTCCCTCTACTTGTTCTTGCCAACTTTGCCCAA CAACTGTCTCTTAAAGGTTTTGCTGGAGATACGGCGAAAGCCCATGCTAAGACTAGCATGATTGCTGGCGAAGGAGTGAGCAATATCCGAACAGTTGCCGCTTTTAATGCTCAAGATAAAATTCTCTCTCTGTTCTGCCATGAACTCCGCGTCCCGCAGCTTCATAGCCTACGTCGAAGCCAAACATCTGGCCTTTTATTCGGCCTCTCTCAGCTTGCACTCTATGCATCTGAGGCTCTCATACTGTGGTACGGTGCTCATCTTGTCAGCAAAGGGGTGTCGACATTCTCTAAGGTTATCAAGGTTTTCGTAGTCCTCGTTATTACGGCTAATTCAGTTGCGGAAACTGTTAGTCTTGCTCCGGAGATTATAAGGGGTGGTGAAGCTGTTGGTTCTGTATTTTCAATATTGGACCGTTCCACCAGGATTGATCCGGATGATCCCGAGGCTGAGTCTGTTGAATCAATGCGTGGGGAAATTGAACTTAGGCATGTTGATTTTGCGTATCCCTCAAGACCTGATGTTCCCGTGTTTAAAGACTTTAGCCTTAGAATCCGAGCTGGCCAAAGCCAAGCCCTTGTGGGAGCTAGTGGATGTGGAAAGAGTTCAGTAATTGCACTGATCGAACGATTTTATGATCCAACTTCCGGAAAGGTTATGATCGACGGGAAGGACATTCGACGATTAAATTTGAAGTCCTTAAGGCGTAAAATTGGATTGGTGCAACAAGAGCCAGCGCTCTTTGCAGCAAGCATTTTTGATAACATAGCATACGGAAAAGACGATGTAACCGAAGCTGAAGTAGTCGAAGCAGCTCGCGCAGCCAATGTGCATGGATTTGTAAGTGGATTGCCCGACGGATACAAAACACCCGTAGGTGAAAGAGGAGTTCAGCTCTCCGGAGGACAAAAACAAAGAATCGCAATAGCAAGGGCAGTTCTTAAAGACCCGGCAATACTGTTACTCGACGAAGCAACAAGCGCACTCGACGCGGAATCAGAATGTGTGCTGCAAGAAGCACTCGAAAGGCTAATGAGAGGTCGAACCACGGTGCTTGTAGCTCATAGATTATCAACCATTAGAGGAGTGGATAGTATCGGAGTGGTGCA